In Rutidosis leptorrhynchoides isolate AG116_Rl617_1_P2 chromosome 6, CSIRO_AGI_Rlap_v1, whole genome shotgun sequence, the DNA window AAAAGGAAGACCAAGAAGGAAACTCCTATCAGAATGGTTTGATAGTTCCACTGAAGAATAAGAAAAAGACAAAAGATCAAATCAGTACAActgaaaaaaatgtttttttttttttttagtagtcGTTATAACAATGAGAGGCCGAGTAATTAGTAATTACCCCGTGTTCAGATGAGTTAACCACAGAGCGCATGACAGAAATGATATCAGTGTTTTTTGTAAATTTCTTGATGCCAAATAACCCTTTAAGTTGCTGAAGGGCGATAGTTACGGCAGCACCCCCCATGAATCCAACAATAGCAGCATGATACAAAAAGTCGATCAAAAATCCCAATCTGTATAAGGAAAAAATGTCACACCATATGTTTTGATCATAAATCTAAAGTTGCAATATAATTTATACACATGGTGACAAGACCTGAGTTATTTTGGGCTGTATTTTTAATAGTAAAAGAAATCAATCAGGATGTAAACTTAAGACCTTAATAAGTTCTAAATAAAAATTGTATAAAATGGGTTGAAAGTGACCCTGAGTGTATATATTAATCAAATGGTTATAAGAATCTCATCTCATTTTTATCAAAATAAGATTCTAAATCATGTTTGACCCGGTCGTTCGATGGTCAAATTATATATTTTCGAGAAATGTAGTAAAATATACATACCTGAAAAACACCAGTGCGAATTGAACGACTCCAGCAAAGAACGTTGCAGTAAAAGCAAGACGTTGATAATCATGTTTATGTTTTACGGGATCTAACTCCTTTTGTAGCATTGTTCCAAGCAAGAGCGAAACCACTGCTACCGGCCCAATCGCAATATCTCTCGAGCTACCCATGAACGCATAAATAAGAGGTGGAACAAAACTAGAGTCTGCAGCATATACATAATAAAAAAGTAAACCTAAAGTTGTCATAAAAGGAAAAACTAGTTATAATTATAAGGTAGCTTACACAATCCATACTCTGGAGACAAGTTTGCTAATTTTGAGTATCCAATATCCTGAAAAAATTATGCAGAATTAAAGACATACAGAGTAATATTTTTAATGTACAGTGTAGATTTTTTACTTCATTTTGAGTGCTGCAATAATAACCTTAAAGTTACCTGAGGAATACAGAGACTAGCAATGGCACATCCAGCAATGAAATCACCTCGAAACTTAGCGAAACTATAATCTTGAATCCAACTGAGTATTGGGAAAACAGCCTGCAAACCAAGTACAAAATTTCTACTTTTGGGCTGGTTCTTGAAATGTTTCAGTGGGTCGTCTGGTAAAAACGTTTCTTTAATGGCGGTTTTGATTTCTTTTATCAAATCTTGTGGTGGGGGCTTCCCCACCTTGTGAACATACGGCAGTTCATCGGCTTGGTTGTGTGATATAGCTTCGTCCCTCATCTCATTATCTACAGCTATCCTTGCACTCATCGTGTTCCAAGTTTTCTTATCAATTttacaataacaaaaaaaaaaaaaaaagtatgaaTCATTAGTAAATGAATTTTCTAAACATGTATCTGCATTTGAGTTACATAAGATTTTAAATACTCTTACCAATGAAAAACTTATTTCAAAAGCCGGCCGAAAGAATTAGAGTGAATTGAAAAGTTGAATAAGGTATCCTACTTATAAGGTTGCAAAGTCAACCTTATCACAAATAAGGAATGTATAGGAAATGAGAGATTAGATTAGATATTAATTACTCCTATATGATAATGATTAGTCATTGTTCATTTAACTTATGAATGATAACGATTGAACTCCTAACTAAGGTTCTCTTTGTGTTGTTATAGAAGGGTTGGTTAGATTTTCACAAACAGTCCCATGCAGATGTCTATTTAACTATTTGGCATTTGCATAGCGTTTATTATCTTTTTGAAACTTCAGGAAACAGATTTATGTTTAAGTATTTGGCTAGCTAGCCTTAAGGTTGTTGTACTACTTCTGTCACTAGTCCCATTAAATCGAACTACATTCTTTAACACTTTACAACGCTGTTCTATCTAAACCTCCAATCGTTGCATAAGTCGTAGTTCACACAATTAATCTAACAATAACATAACAAAGTGATTGTTTGATTCATGGTTCTCACAAAAAAAGGCTAAAAATCAGGAAACTTAGTCATGCTTTGTTAAGAAGCCGAACCATGTTGAATCAAATTATCACGACGTAGTTTAAAACAAGTAGTATTTGCTACTCCTATAAGCTAGTAAAACTGTAACTTATAAGATTAGGTACGATAGATAGTCATTCTTAATTATAGTTGAATACTATAATACTCCGTACTAATGATTTTGATTATTGTGGTGGCTTTCACACACAGATGTCAAATATAATACGACTACCATCAATTAGTATAAATCAACAAACAAACCAACATCAGCATCTCCGAATCGCCCCTACACAACTACGAAAGGTAATGCATGTTTTAACTCTGATTATTTTACTGTATTTAatgggattatgattatgattcttTTAATTAATACTAAAATTAAGTGTGATTATGAGTTATATGAAGTTACCACTTCGGTTTATATTTGTTTTAAAAGTTTAGAGGCAAAAATGAAATCGAATTCAATTTTCAATTTTAAAATCGAATTCGACCTAAAAAGGGAATTTACATATAATTCGATTTCGGTTAAAATAAAAAAGCCAAAAAATATAATTTAACAAAAAATAATCATTAATCATAATAAATCATTTTTAAACTCGACTATTGATTtaaactagttatcgaaccctcgcttcgcgccggggttcggttttcaatgtattttattgcgtttagtaaaattattttgtggctaacgatgatgtcgttgaagcgcaactcgactcGAACTAATAGGTATAactcgtgagagatttaaatgttattttaaattaacaatatatgtgcatctccgcgtttcgctatggaattgtcgacttttaaaaatttaacgcaaaatcaacgtgtatgaaaagtaccccaaatatttagtttttttaaaaaacgtccgttttgcgtatagctagtgacattgtgttcctaaaattatttcgagtttaacgatggtgtcggaaaaatttaactcgttgcgagcgagaagatatgacccgttgaatatttgggtagagtttatttaagattttttatgaaaatggttatttgacactttaccccctgtttgaagggtcgatttgaattttttttaaaaatgtgggggctttgttggtaaaatggaatttagttaaaataaaataaaaataaagtgaaAGGTCGAAAATGCCCCTGGTtactattcatattttttgtctgttagttaatatgtaaattcgATTATTCGTCaacatattaataaattaaattgatTTAAATTCGATTATTCGTCAACATATTAAtaaatctatatctatctatctatctatattctatattatatataataacaaagtcatTTTTCCCTAATCatcatttaaaaatttaaaatGGGAAAGAATTAACCATTAGATTAAATCTCAACTTTTAATATTAATCATGGATCATGGATTAAGGTGATAACTCAACATTTGTCTCTCACCTCCATTTCAATTGTTTATTCTCAAAAATACCCCTAAAATAAAATACCGGGTAAAAACATAGTCTACTCTATTCTATTCCATGTATTCCATTACCCTTTACATACTACACCCCATGAGAGTTTTGGTCATTCTCACCCCAAACCCCCCAAAACATTTGTCAAAACGCCAATACTGCAAACCGAGGAGAAAAAAAACAAACAACCCCTCAACTTTTTCTTAACTTTCAAATCCAACCCCTCTTTCAGGGATTAAACATGAaacttaatattttaattaaaaatcttaattaaacttcacccatattttcaacgggacatatctttccgctcgcctcgcgttaaattttttcaaatacaccgttcaactcaaaaaaaccttatgaacacaacgggactaactatacacgaaacggacacttctaaaaaaacgctaaatatctcagatatatttaatacatacacACGCCTTGTTACTATCTATTCTGTAAATACATGAAGCTTTGTTAATTATGAATGCGCAACCAGAAAGCAGCAGCATCGCGCGTACCCATTTTGCTAGTTAATCACAATTAACCTATCAGAAAGAGATCGATAGAACAAAACCCATGAACAATTAGGGTTCGCACGGTAACAGATGCAGATCGATACTATGTGCTACATGACGTTTCTACACCAAACAAATTAGGGTTCATAATCGATAAACAATAGCTAGCGAAGATCAAATCCAATCGGGTTAGGGAGATGAAAAATAGTGTTGGAAGTCAAATCGTGAACATCAATCCCCATCGATCGAATTTTGATACAAATCAGAATAGAATAACCTCCATCACATCAGGTATTCCGCATATTAGCCTTTATGCAATGCGATCAATAAACTTATTTTATGTATAAACGAATAATTAGGGTTCTTAGGTATGTTTTTCAAATCAGTTGCAATTCGATCATGGATTATTTATGGATATGAAGACATGGCGAAATACAGTGGATTATTTTTTGATAATTAGGGTTCGTGTGTTTCTGTATTAAAGTGGATAATGTTTTGATAATTAGGGTTCTTGTGTTTCTGTATTATTTTTTGTTATGTATTATGTATGTGCTTAATTCATCTTAGTCATTTAATAACTAATACAGTTATTCAATGATGCAGGTTATAGAGAACTGATATCGATAATGTATTCAGGAGGAAATACGAAGAAGAGTCATCCTTAAATGGTCTTTGGAATCTGATATTTTGAAATCAGATTGGGATCAGGTATTCATTAGGGTATGATTTAAGGTATCTGTTAAGGACTTAAATGATATCGATATCGTCCTTTGTATATAACATATTTCCGGATTTTAGTATATGTTAGATTTGTTGATCGTAGTAACTATGATTAACCATCGCTAGCAAGAATTTTAGTTTTTCAATCCTCTTAGTAACTAtgatgaatcatcggttatcacagCTCACGCAACTCATGACAGATGCTCCGACAGTACAAGAGTTTCCAAATCGTGATTCTGCAACTCACGTTCTGCAATGATTTGAAGTGAAAGGTTTGTCTCTTAATTTCATGGCTAATATCCGATTACTGATGGAATGAATGGTATTGATCTTTCCTTTTCACTTCAGTCAGAGGGCCTCCTGAATTAATTCTCAAACATGGTAAGTTTCATAGCTTTGCTggaatgtatatataaattatcttCATGTGTGATTTTCAGTTTCACTTATGCCCTCCGTTGTTTGAATTATCTGCCATATCAAAGCTTCTCGCCTTTGATAAATTTTTTTAGCTTTTCTTGAAAAAATGTAAGTTCTTGGTTTATACATTTTTTGTATAGTCTCTTCTTGTGTTATTTATTAGTTGTTTAGTTATATTGTAACATCAATATTTCATAAAGTGAAGTTGTAAATAATATAGATTAATATGCTTTGAAAAATAGATTATTATGGTTTGTAAATGATGTACCTACTGCTGCAGTGAATCAAATTTGACTTCCAGATATAATATAGATACTTATAATATGGTTTGTTAAAGTGAAGTTGTAAATGCAGGTTACTTTGCGATAAAAAAAATCAACCAACACACATTATGCTTTCGTAATCGATTCAACCCGTAGCCATCTAATATGTCTACGGGTCTCTGTGAGAAGGTGTTTTATCAAGCTATAGTCTTGTGCTTCGGGTCATAACAAACTATAATCTAATAGTTTTCTATCGCTTTTTTCCCTTCTACCCTTTGCGTTGTTAATTTATATATATTCGATTGCTTTATACTATACTTTTTCCTATTGTTTGCAATTAGCGTgaataaatggatgatgaatttgAGATCGTGATAGCTGTAAAAATCAACGAGAGCGACGAAGAAGGAATAAGGGATGATATCGTTGGCCAAGAGAAGGAGATTGGGATAAATGGGTTGAAGAAAATAGTTGtaagaaaataaaaaggtatgAAAGCTCCCTTCATGGCGATGAAGTGGAAGGTAATTTTTACATATGTTGTTTGTTTGATAAATGACACTATTATAAATCTATTGAGGTTATACTCATAAAAAAAAAGGTTAGTCTACTTTTAGTTATGGTCGGATTAGTGACTTTATGTTTGCAGTTCACTATGTGGGAAGTATACTTGATGGAACTCTGTTTCATTCAAGCTTTGATCGGGATATGCCATTTATGTTCAAGCTGGGGTTCGGTAACAATATCTATTTGCACACTTAATACACGCTCTTGGTTTTGGTCCAGCATTTGTTGTTAGAGTATCTGTCTGTACATTCGCTTGCATATTTAATATTTTGTCttcttttttatatatttaattgacTGATGTTAAACTTCATTGTTAGTTTCAGAAAAAAACAAAATTTCATGTTAACGCCTTAAAATAGAAAATGCAAATATGTAAATTGTACACGGGCACGACTAGATTAATTTCTTAGATTTCTGTTGATTTTAGCATAGTGACTCTTAGTTAGTCATACTTGGAACTCTTTTTAGTTAATTCTTTCAGAACTTTTGTTTGCTTTTAAAGCATCTTTTTGTGCACTTACTATAATTTATTCATGGCCTAGAGTTGTTGACTGGTTTTTAACTTGCAGATAATGGTTTATTCTGCTTCTTATGTTAAATCTTTTAGAAGCTCGGTGGTCTAATGAGGACATtttgaaaataaaataaatgaaaGCGACTTAAACCATAAACTTTGTGATCTGACGGTGAATAAAGAACATGACTCCTCATGCTTAAAGGCTTTATGGGCAACCTTATAAACTAACGATTACTGATGGAATGAAAACACTATTCTTTTGTTCTTCGTCTAATAAATTTTATCGTTAAATGGAAGAGTACTTTTACAATATTATCGAATTGTAGCAATATCACACCATATTTATCTTCTGTTCCAGTTCACATCGATTTCTCATTATGATACAATTCATTGACATCTCTAACAAATAGTGTAATGTTATTTCAAAATCCTGCGAAGTCGCGGGTTATAAGCTagttaatatttaaaatattattatttgaattTGATTTTCGATTAAACCGAATTCAAAAAAGTAAAAACGAAAATCAAACTGAAaatcgaaccgaaaaccgaattaagTTCTATTTAATTTTATCAATTAGGTTCTCCAATTAATCGGTTTGAAACCAACTAGGAACCTGAACATGTACATGGTGATTGAATTGAATTTTAATGTTTTCTTTTCTGGTGAAATATTTAATAAGCACACGTTGATTAGTTAATTAAACAATAATATAATCTTAGTtcttaatttttaatataattgaTATAAGAAGGAAGATACATTAGGGTTTGATGTCATCACAGACACATCATACGTCGACCCTCTGAAAATTTCATAGAAATTGCTTGTTGGAGTCATTGAACATTATACCTTCCAAACCTCTGACATATTAAAGTTAGAATTGTTTTTTTGTttgttaataattgttattacTCATTACTCATACTACCTAATACATTTGACATTTGTGGTGTGAAAGCCACAACAATGGGTAATCAAAAACTAAACTACGGTAGAGTCTTTGTCAAACTATTAAATCCTGAGAAGGTTGCAGATTGTTTGAAACTCAAGCACAAGTCCAATTTCTACTTCATAAACATAATAGAAGAAGACAAGGTTTATCCAGTTGAGCGTAACAAAGAAAACTGGGACGAGGAGCAATCTATTAGTTCGGATTACACTTCTGATTTTGTTGATTCGGATGATATTTCCTCTGATGGTGACTTATGTATTGATACCGACGTTGATGATCATGATGAGTGCCATAAACACTCGAACCCAGTCACGAATCTTGAGATCAATGGAAAATCAAAATCCGGCAGTGGGAGTGGATGCAAGTCCGGTGACGGAAGTAATTTCTCCGGCAACTGCTCAGCTTCACCAATCAGAGACAATCAAGTTGGGGAAGACCAAGGATCTGGTTGTTTTGGGATTGGCCAATTGTTTGGAGAATACGAGGAGATGGTGGAAGAAACGAGAAGTAATAATAACCCTAGACAGTTTCCCATGTCTGCTGAGGTGTCAGAGGAATTGTCAGATGCAAACAATAATACAGCGCATAAAATAGGGTCCAGGTTACGAGATGACATAGAGCACGTTATTGACGACATAGAGGGTTGCGGAGATAGGGTGTGTGCAAGTGCTAATGATGTTAAGTGGGCCTCACCTGATGGCCAATCCATGGAAAATGTGCCTAAATCTTTAaataaaggcccaagtttgcaAAACAAGATATCTGATGACATCATATCTGGGCCTAACAGGCTCAACAATACTAAAGGGGACCCAACAGGTTGCGAGTTCAACAAGCCCAACATAGATAACTGCGATAGATCAAGTGACACAACCGACAGCTCAAAATGCACTTTGGGGAATAAAGTAAAAGGCGAGCACAAGAGGAAACCTAAATCAAATCAAGGTTCATCGTCGCATAGTGAAAAAACAACCGAGGTATCTATCTGCCATGGATGCTACTGGAATGCTATTGGGAATTGGAAAACCTCCTCGAGGATTAAGAGACTCAAAGAATTGGCCAGATGTGGATCTAAATTAGAGGCTAattgcaagatcaaatgcaaaacatGCGGCATTAAACCGAGACCCAGGAAAAACTCGACCAAGCTCAATTCTCATGATATCACAGCGTCGGGTGGTCAGTCATTAAATAGTGTGGAACTACAGGAGTATGGCAAAGGTATTGGATTGAGGTGGCCCAACCTCAATCCTATGTAAGTTTACTGTCTCCTGTTTTCTTTTCGTCTGTGTATTTTTGTTAATGAAGATACTATCTCTAAACGTTCGCGGTTTTGGGGTTAAAGGCAAGTTTGGGTGGGTTAAGGGCATCTGTTTAAGTGAACGCCCTTTCATAGCAGCTTTTCAAGAAACCAAATGTAGACACCTTGAGGATCAGTGGGTACAAAATTTGTGGGGAAGTGACGAATTCGGGTATGTGCAAATGGAAGCTACAGGCAATTCGGGTGGGCTGCTTCTTGTATGGGACACCAATAGGTTTGCGGTCAGTAAAGCTATAGGAAATAAGTATTTTCTTGCTATTAGGGGTAATTGGCTCGGGTCGAATCATGATTCCGTTATCGTAAACGTCTATGGCTCCCATAATAACGCGGATAAAAAAGAATTGTGGTGTTCTCTTGACAATCTGTTACGCGAAGTTGATACATCTTGGGTGGTTTGTGGGGATTTTAACGAGGTAAGGTTTAATTCGGAACGACTGAATTGTAGACTTCACCGATCACGAGCAGCACGCTTTAATGATTTTATCGCTAGGAACAATCTGATTGATATTCCTGTCAATGGAAAGAGGTACACGCACATTAGTGATGATGGCACCAAATTTAGTAGGCTTGATCGGTTCCTTGTAAATGATAAATTCATGAGTCTCTGGGACGACTTATCAATCGTTGCGTTGGATAGAAGTGAGTCTGACCACTGCCCACTTATTCTTAGGGATAAAGTTATCGACTATGGTCCCAAACCATTCAAAGTATTCGACGAATGGTTCTGTAAACCGGGTGTTGAGTTAGTTATAAAGGAAGCATGGGTTAAAGAGGTGCGTGGCTCTCGTATGGACTGTTTGTTTCGAGATAGGCTAAAAAACGTGAAACAAGGTTTGAAGTCCTGGAGTAAGGTTGTATTTGGTGGCCTGGATGCGGAAGTTAAAAACTTAAAAGAAAAGGCTGCTGTTCTTGAAGCTAAAGCGGAAACGGGTAATATCAGGGACTCTGAAAGGCTGGTCTGGCTGGAAACTAGAAAATAGTGGATTGAAAAGGAAAAGAGTAAAATAAACATGTTGAGGCAAAAAGCGCGTATTCGTTGGTTGCTTGAAGGATATGAAAATACCAAGTTCTTTCATTCCACATTAAAGAGAAAATACAACAAAAGCACTATACGTGGTCTAATGGTAAATGGAGCTTGGATTGATGATCCTGTTATGGTAAAATACACGGTTGCGAAGCACTTCAGTGACATTTTCGCTGAAAATAATTCCATCAGACCCCAAATTATGGACTGGACCGACCATTCTGACCTCGATTTCTATAGAGTTAATTCTGAACAAGCTCATGACTTAGAAACTCAGTTCAGCGAATGTGAGATTTGGAAGGCGGTAAAAGAGTGTGGAAGTTCGAAAGCCCCCGGGCCGGATGGTTTTAACTTAGGATTTTACAAAAAATTCTGGAGCTATATCAAAGATGATCTTGTCTCGGCTATAAACTCTTTTTGGGAAACGGGTACCTAATCGAAGGGGTGCAATGCGTCTTTTATTACACTCATTCCGAAGAAACAGGATCCAATTTCTTTAAATGAGTACCGCCCGATTAGTCTCATCGGTAGCTACTATAAGATCATTGCAAAGTTATTATCCAATCGACTCGGTAAGGTAATCCCTAATCTCATTGGGTTTGAGCAAAGTGCTTTTCTGAAAGGGAGAAATATAATGGACGGTGCCCTAATTGCAAATGAAACGGTGGATTACTTAAAGCATAACCGTCTAAAGAGCCTCATTTTCAAAGTTGACTTCGAGAAAGCATTTGATAGTATCAGTTGGGCGTTCTTAATGGAAGTCATGGAGATTATGGGATTCGGTTCAAAATGGAGAAGGTGGATAATGTCATGTCTCAAATCGGCGTCTATTTCGGTACTTGTTAATGGAGTGCCAACACATGAGTTTAAGATGGAACGAGGTGTGAGGCAAGGAGATCCACTATCTCCTTTCCTATTTATCCTTGCCGCCGAAGGTTTGAATATCCTGACAAAAGTTGCGGTGAAAAATAATATGTAAATAGGCGTGGGAATTGGTCGCGACAAAATCCCCATCTCGCAcctacaatatgcggatgacactatCTTTTTTGGGGAGTGGAGTGAAAACAACATTAGGAGCCTAATGAAACTTCTTAAATGCTTTGAACTAACGTCGGGATTAAAAATCAACTACCACAAAAGCAATCTAATCGGTGTGGGTGTCGATAAATGTAGCATTGAAAACATGGCTAGTTTGTTTAATTGCAATGTCGGATCACTCCCCTTCATTTACCTTGGTCTCCCGGTAGGGGGTAAGATGAACAAACTTGACGCTTGGACGCCGGTAATTAATAAATTTGAGAAACGCCTTTCGGAGTGGAGGGCTAGATCGATGTCTTTTGGTGGACGCTTGACCTTGTGAAATCGGTGTTGAATAGTTTGCTGTTGTATTACTTCTCACTCTTCCGTGCACCGTCTTGTGTGATCAAAAAACTTGAAAGTGTGAGACGttcttttttttggggcgggtcgggtaatAAAGCCAAAATTGCTTGGGTGAATTGGGAGGAAACCATCCTTCCTTATGGGTCGGGCGGGTTGAATTTTGGGTCCCTTAAAAATAAAAACATGGCTttgatcggcaagtggtggtggaggtttaaaaccgaggcCACTTCCTTGTGGGTCAAAGTCATATCGAGTATTTATGGTCCCTCGGGCGGTCTCCATAATTTTGATTCATCATGTTGCGGTTCATATAAAACTACATGGTCTAACATTATTGATACAGGAAAGCAAATTGATGCACTTGGCGTCTCGTTCACAAATTCTTTCGTCAAAGTCATTGGTGATGGTGCTCTAACGTCCTTTTGGAACGATGCTTGGCTTGGTGATTTTGTCCTAAAAAACAGGTACAGCAGGCTGGCACATCTTGATTCTGACCAGGCTGTTTCAGTCAAAAACAGGATCTCAATGGACGGGTCGAATGTTACTGTTTCTTGGGATTGGGTCCGACAACCGACGGGTCGAGCTTTAACGGAGCTAGCTGAACTATCCAACCTTCTAAAAGGTGTCACAGTCAACCCGGAGAAAGCTGACTCATGGAGGTGGACCCTGTGCAATAGTGGCATATTTTCGACGGGTCTGATCGGTGAAAAAGTGCTTCGTCCGGGAAGTAGTGCGAAGGTAACTCTACACAATAACCTTGTACCGAAAAAGGTTGAAGTTTTCGTTTGGCGTTTGTTGAGGAAAAGGTTGCCGGTGTTGGTGGAACTTGACAAACGGGGGGTCGACTTACACTCGGTTCGTT includes these proteins:
- the LOC139853539 gene encoding uncharacterized protein, with the translated sequence MKILSLNVRGFGVKGKFGWVKGICLSERPFIAAFQETKCRHLEDQWVQNLWGSDEFGYVQMEATGNSGGLLLVWDTNRFAVSKAIGNKYFLAIRGNWLGSNHDSVIVNVYGSHNNADKKELWCSLDNLLREVDTSWVVCGDFNEVRFNSERLNCRLHRSRAARFNDFIARNNLIDIPVNGKRYTHISDDGTKFSRLDRFLVNDKFMSLWDDLSIVALDRSESDHCPLILRDKVIDYGPKPFKVFDEWFCKPGVELVIKEAWVKEVRGSRMDCLFRDRLKNVKQGLKSWSKVVFGGLDAEVKNLKEKAAVLEAKAETGNIRDSERLVWLETRK